A genomic window from Dehalococcoidia bacterium includes:
- a CDS encoding cyclic-di-AMP receptor, whose translation MASFKLVIIIASEPDVERLMSLLVERGLPATKVSSSGGFLRRGNATIFSGVEQERVGEILELVRRECQARTEMIPAQALPFPEVSLPSAPMEVRVGGAIVFVLPVEHFERT comes from the coding sequence ATGGCCAGCTTTAAGCTGGTCATCATCATCGCCTCCGAGCCCGATGTGGAGCGGCTCATGTCCCTGTTGGTGGAAAGAGGCCTGCCGGCCACCAAGGTCAGCTCCAGCGGTGGCTTCCTCAGGCGGGGCAATGCCACCATCTTCTCAGGAGTGGAGCAGGAGCGAGTGGGGGAGATCCTCGAGCTGGTGCGCCGAGAGTGCCAGGCGCGGACGGAGATGATCCCCGCCCAGGCCCTCCCCTTCCCCGAGGTGTCCCTGCCCAGCGCCCCCATGGAGGTGAGGGTGGGCGGGGCCATCGTCTTCGTCCTGCCCGTGGAACACTTCGAGAGGACCTAG
- a CDS encoding sodium-translocating pyrophosphatase has product MGLVWVVPAAGILGVLFALWLAWDVLRRDQGTPVMREVAGMILEGANAFMRRQYTTIAMLAFVVAAVVGFLVGYFDEDVELGILTAVAFLIGAFCSALSGFTGMYVAVRANVRCASAATRSLREAIAVALRGGAVSGFLIVALSLLGVAGIFGLYSRVLGHPIDKAPFLIVGFGFGASFVALFAQLGGGIYTKAADMGADLVGKIEAGIPEDDPRNAAVVADLVGDNVGDCAGRGADLFESTAAENIGAMILGVAIFALTGQEEWILFPLIVRAFGLLATMVGVISVPFFAREGQDPMTPLNYGYWLIVALCVGFMALATNLTMGEHWAWFFAAGVVGIITSIVFVYITQYYTSGSWRPVREIVRACLTGTATNIVVGTAVGFETTAATAITIGAALVTSYVLGEQTGLPGGGIYGTAVATMGMLMSCAYVLSMDTFGPITDNANGIVEMAGAPPQSRQITDALDAVGNTTKALTKGYAMGSAGLAAFLLFSAFLDKVKEHFAEDPTSPFFGRPLYEIPLPVDLSGVGVFVASLLGVMLVFLFSSLGLRAVGVAAGAIIEEVRRQFRERPGIMAGTERPDYGRAVDITTRAALRGMVAPGLLAVGMPVVVGVVFRGIHQAGWLAETGPQTVAGLLMVGTIGGIILATFLNNVGGAWDNAKKYIEAGYLRLSPEEARAMGVVANPSNPGHVVVIGKGSEAHKAAVVGDTVGDPFKDTVGPSLHVLVKLLSTVTLVLAPLFIS; this is encoded by the coding sequence ATGGGTCTTGTCTGGGTAGTGCCTGCGGCGGGCATCCTTGGGGTGCTGTTTGCTCTCTGGCTGGCTTGGGATGTGCTACGACGGGACCAGGGCACACCGGTCATGCGGGAAGTGGCGGGCATGATCTTGGAAGGGGCCAACGCCTTCATGCGTCGCCAATATACCACCATCGCCATGCTGGCCTTCGTGGTGGCAGCGGTGGTGGGCTTCTTGGTGGGCTACTTCGATGAGGATGTGGAGCTGGGCATCCTCACGGCCGTGGCCTTCCTCATCGGCGCTTTTTGTTCCGCCCTCTCGGGGTTTACGGGCATGTATGTGGCGGTGCGGGCCAACGTGCGGTGCGCCTCGGCGGCCACCCGCAGCCTGCGGGAGGCCATCGCTGTGGCCCTGCGCGGGGGTGCTGTATCGGGGTTCCTCATCGTGGCCCTGAGCCTGCTGGGGGTGGCGGGCATCTTTGGGCTGTATTCCCGCGTTCTGGGCCATCCCATAGATAAGGCACCCTTCCTCATCGTAGGCTTCGGGTTTGGGGCCAGCTTTGTGGCCCTCTTCGCCCAGCTGGGCGGTGGTATCTACACCAAGGCGGCCGACATGGGCGCCGACCTGGTAGGGAAGATAGAGGCGGGCATCCCCGAGGACGATCCGCGCAATGCTGCGGTGGTGGCTGACCTGGTAGGTGACAACGTGGGCGACTGCGCCGGTCGTGGCGCCGACCTGTTCGAGTCCACGGCGGCGGAGAACATCGGTGCCATGATCTTGGGGGTGGCCATCTTTGCCCTCACCGGCCAGGAGGAGTGGATCCTCTTCCCCCTCATCGTGCGGGCGTTTGGTCTGCTGGCCACCATGGTGGGGGTCATATCCGTCCCCTTCTTTGCCCGGGAGGGTCAGGACCCCATGACCCCCCTCAACTATGGGTATTGGCTCATCGTGGCGCTGTGTGTAGGGTTCATGGCCCTGGCCACTAACCTGACCATGGGGGAGCACTGGGCATGGTTCTTCGCCGCCGGGGTGGTGGGTATCATCACCAGCATCGTTTTCGTATACATCACCCAGTACTACACCTCTGGCAGCTGGCGGCCGGTGCGGGAGATAGTGCGGGCATGCCTGACGGGCACCGCTACCAACATCGTGGTGGGGACGGCGGTGGGGTTTGAGACCACAGCGGCCACGGCCATCACCATTGGGGCGGCCCTGGTGACTTCCTACGTGCTGGGGGAGCAGACGGGGCTGCCCGGTGGGGGCATCTACGGTACGGCGGTGGCCACCATGGGCATGCTCATGTCCTGCGCCTACGTCCTCTCCATGGACACCTTCGGCCCCATCACCGACAACGCCAATGGCATCGTGGAGATGGCGGGGGCGCCACCCCAGTCCCGCCAGATCACCGATGCCCTGGACGCGGTGGGCAACACCACCAAGGCCCTGACTAAGGGGTATGCCATGGGTTCGGCGGGGTTGGCGGCATTCCTGTTGTTCAGCGCCTTTCTGGACAAGGTGAAGGAGCACTTCGCTGAAGACCCCACCTCCCCCTTCTTCGGCAGGCCTCTCTATGAGATACCCCTGCCGGTGGACCTTTCGGGGGTAGGGGTGTTCGTGGCCTCCCTGCTGGGGGTGATGCTGGTCTTCCTTTTCAGCAGCCTGGGCCTGCGGGCGGTGGGTGTGGCAGCGGGGGCCATCATCGAGGAGGTGCGGCGTCAGTTCCGGGAGCGGCCAGGCATCATGGCCGGGACGGAGCGCCCCGATTACGGGCGGGCCGTGGACATCACCACGCGCGCTGCCCTGCGGGGCATGGTGGCTCCAGGGCTGCTGGCGGTGGGCATGCCGGTGGTGGTGGGCGTGGTGTTCCGCGGCATCCACCAGGCAGGGTGGCTGGCGGAGACGGGGCCCCAGACGGTGGCTGGCCTGCTGATGGTGGGGACCATCGGCGGCATCATCCTAGCCACCTTCCTCAATAACGTGGGTGGGGCCTGGGACAATGCCAAGAAGTACATTGAGGCGGGGTACCTGCGGCTGTCGCCGGAGGAGGCCCGCGCCATGGGGGTAGTGGCCAACCCCTCCAACCCTGGTCACGTGGTGGTCATTGGCAAGGGGTCCGAGGCCCACAAGGCGGCGGTGGTGGGCGACACGGTGGGCGACCCCTTTAAGGACACGGTGGGGCCCTCCCTGCATGTGCTGGTCAAGCTCCTCTCCACCGTCACCCTAGTGCTGGCGCCCCTGTTCATCTCCTAG
- a CDS encoding DUF72 domain-containing protein, with the protein MDDVVVGCCGWPEARQRYFSHLGAVELQDTFYDPPSPQRASRLRQEAPPGFVVTMKAWQLITHPPTSPTYRRLRRGLPAEAREEAGLFRPTATVRWAWQETLAVARAVGAMAIVFQCPPSFRPTPENKGHLQDFFQQVEREGRILAWEPRGPWPPEEVMALCRELGLVHCVDPLAQGLPLWGEAAYLRLHGRGGYRYRYSDRELAELAQICERLLAQGRRPVLVMFNNTNMLEDALRFQAMLG; encoded by the coding sequence ATGGACGATGTCGTGGTAGGGTGCTGCGGCTGGCCAGAGGCCCGCCAACGCTACTTCTCCCACCTGGGAGCGGTGGAGCTCCAGGACACCTTTTACGACCCCCCTTCTCCCCAGCGGGCCAGCCGACTGCGCCAGGAGGCGCCTCCTGGCTTCGTGGTGACTATGAAGGCCTGGCAGCTCATCACCCACCCGCCCACCAGCCCCACCTACCGCCGCCTGCGCCGTGGCCTGCCCGCCGAGGCGAGGGAGGAGGCAGGGCTTTTCCGCCCTACGGCCACGGTGAGGTGGGCCTGGCAAGAGACGTTGGCCGTGGCCCGGGCGGTGGGGGCCATGGCCATCGTCTTCCAGTGCCCGCCCAGCTTCCGTCCTACCCCAGAGAACAAGGGTCACCTCCAGGACTTCTTCCAGCAGGTGGAGAGGGAAGGGCGCATCTTGGCCTGGGAGCCACGGGGCCCCTGGCCCCCTGAGGAGGTGATGGCTCTATGTCGGGAGCTGGGGCTGGTGCATTGCGTGGACCCTCTGGCTCAGGGGCTGCCCCTATGGGGAGAGGCAGCCTATCTCCGTCTCCACGGGCGCGGCGGATATCGCTATCGGTACTCCGACCGGGAGTTGGCGGAGCTGGCGCAGATCTGCGAGCGTCTGTTGGCGCAGGGCCGGCGCCCGGTATTGGTCATGTTCAACAACACCAATATGCTGGAAGACGCCCTGCGCTTCCAGGCAATGTTGGGCTAG